Sequence from the Candidatus Methylomirabilota bacterium genome:
CCATGGTCCAGCCAGGCGATGTGTGGCCTGACTTGGGCCTCCGCGTGCGGCTGGGATGGAGCCCGATCGAGCGCCTGCGCGGGCGCCTCCGCCTGCGCACCCGGATGGCCGCCACCGTCAAGCGGCTGGGCATCCCAGTGCGCTGATGCCCATTGAGGTCCTTCACATCCTGGGCAGCGCGGCCCTGGAAGGGACCGGGATCGCCCGCATGGTCTCCACCCTTGCTGCGGGGCTCGATGAGCGAGAGTACCGCCTCCACGCGTGCTTCCTCGGCGCCGACGGGCCGCTGGCCGCCGAGCTCGCGCGATCCGGGATGAGTGTCCACGCGCTCGACTGGCACCGCGGCGCCCGCGATCTCGCCGGCGCGCGCCGCTTCTGGCGCCACCTCCGGTCGGAGCGCTTCTCCATCATCCACAAGCATGTCGGAGGCCGCTCGGTGCGCTGGGTCGCGCGCGCTGCCACTGACGCCGCGTTAGTCGCGCATGTGCACGGGAGCGTGGTGGAGGAAACGGGCGCGCTCGTGGCGCCGCTCAGACCCGGCGACGCCGACGCCGTCATCGCCACCTCGGGGGCGGTGGCCCGGCATGCCGGCTACCGTGGGGCGCGCGTGGTCTATCCCGGCGTGCCGATCGACGATCACGCCGGCGGAATGACGAGGCCGGCGGCCGGCCGAACAGCGAGCGTGATCGGCGCCGCGGGACGCCTCGTGCGCCTGAAGGGACACGCGGACCTCCTTCGCGCCGCGGCGCTCCTGCGGCCGGGCTGGCCGGCGCTCCGCGTCGAGATAGCAGGCGAGGGACCCGAGAGGCCGGCGCTTCAAGACGAGGCGCGACGGCTTGGGCTCGAGAGTCAGGTGACGTTCCTGGGCTGGCAGACGGACATGGGCGCGGCGCTGGCGCGGTGGGACGTGCTCGTGCAGCCGTCCCTCGACGAAGGCTTCGGGCTGGCCGCGC
This genomic interval carries:
- a CDS encoding glycosyltransferase family 4 protein — protein: MPIEVLHILGSAALEGTGIARMVSTLAAGLDEREYRLHACFLGADGPLAAELARSGMSVHALDWHRGARDLAGARRFWRHLRSERFSIIHKHVGGRSVRWVARAATDAALVAHVHGSVVEETGALVAPLRPGDADAVIATSGAVARHAGYRGARVVYPGVPIDDHAGGMTRPAAGRTASVIGAAGRLVRLKGHADLLRAAALLRPGWPALRVEIAGEGPERPALQDEARRLGLESQVTFLGWQTDMGAALARWDVLVQPSLDEGFGLAALEAMAAGLPVVATRVGGLPEVVEEGSTGLLVASADPSSLATALERLLRNPDLGSAMGAAGRERARAHFSVERMVTSIAEIYASLAGRAPAA